A window of Haloarcula sp. H-GB4 contains these coding sequences:
- a CDS encoding radical SAM protein translates to MTDPETLDVTIVDGYVDEPAHFGVPPYISTYPRYAAGALVDAGVPQKQITYHTIDELREDNAVWRDIEDADLMVYVGGMTVPGKYVGGTPAEPDEVRELAWTANGTSIMGGPVRFGVGEANEGASETARDDLDFDFLAMADVEAAVYDLVDSGLEGFNDRYRDIEEETRWARSGAFVVEQHPNHPEYLICEMETSRGCPYRCSFCTEPMYGNPDFRPPESVVDEVDALSDRGVKHFRLGRQADILAYGGDGEAPNPDALRRLYGGIRDVAPDLETLHLDNMNPITVVKWPEKAREGIRIIAEHNTPGDTAAFGLESADPNVMSDNNLNVTADQCFEAVKIVNEVAGWRPGGEKDTAPNFSDDAARRLPKLLPGINLVHGLKGETRETFEHNKRFLQRVYDEGLMLRRVNIRQVMAFEGTDMADTGAEIAKDHKQLFKQYKQEVRETIDNPMLQRVAPPGTVLPDVHLEYHQDGKTFGRQLGTYPLLVGIPGERELGSVVDIAVTDHGYRSVTGVPYPLDLNSASMNELTEIPGIGRSTAGDVVVNRPYESVRDIDIASIERFATTQSQEGAD, encoded by the coding sequence ATGACTGACCCCGAGACGCTCGACGTGACCATCGTCGACGGCTACGTCGACGAGCCCGCACACTTCGGGGTGCCGCCGTACATCTCGACGTACCCGCGGTACGCTGCCGGCGCGCTCGTCGATGCCGGCGTCCCCCAAAAGCAAATAACGTATCACACTATCGACGAACTCCGGGAGGACAACGCGGTCTGGCGAGACATCGAGGACGCCGACCTCATGGTGTACGTCGGCGGCATGACCGTTCCCGGCAAGTACGTCGGCGGGACCCCGGCGGAGCCCGACGAAGTGCGCGAGCTGGCCTGGACGGCCAACGGGACCTCGATCATGGGCGGCCCGGTCCGCTTCGGCGTCGGCGAGGCCAACGAGGGTGCGAGCGAGACAGCCCGCGATGACCTCGATTTCGACTTCCTCGCCATGGCGGACGTGGAGGCTGCGGTCTACGACCTCGTCGACTCCGGTCTGGAAGGGTTCAACGACCGGTACCGGGATATCGAGGAGGAGACACGCTGGGCACGTTCCGGCGCGTTCGTCGTCGAACAGCACCCGAACCACCCGGAGTACCTCATCTGCGAAATGGAGACCTCACGGGGCTGTCCGTACCGGTGTTCCTTCTGTACGGAGCCGATGTACGGCAACCCGGACTTCCGGCCGCCAGAAAGCGTCGTCGACGAGGTCGACGCCCTCTCGGACCGCGGTGTGAAGCACTTCCGGCTTGGCCGGCAGGCCGACATCCTCGCGTACGGCGGTGACGGCGAAGCGCCGAACCCCGACGCGCTCCGGCGGCTCTACGGCGGTATCCGCGATGTCGCGCCGGATTTGGAGACGCTACATCTCGACAACATGAATCCCATTACGGTTGTGAAGTGGCCCGAGAAGGCCCGCGAGGGGATTCGAATCATCGCCGAGCACAATACGCCCGGCGACACCGCCGCGTTTGGCCTGGAGTCGGCCGACCCGAACGTGATGAGCGACAACAACCTCAACGTCACCGCCGACCAGTGTTTCGAGGCGGTGAAAATCGTCAACGAGGTGGCCGGCTGGCGACCCGGAGGAGAGAAAGACACCGCTCCCAACTTCAGCGACGACGCCGCCCGCCGGCTTCCGAAGCTGCTGCCCGGCATCAATCTCGTCCACGGACTGAAAGGCGAGACGCGGGAGACCTTCGAACACAACAAGCGATTCCTCCAGCGGGTGTACGACGAGGGGCTGATGCTCCGGCGGGTGAACATCCGACAGGTGATGGCCTTTGAGGGGACCGACATGGCCGATACCGGCGCGGAGATTGCCAAGGACCACAAGCAACTGTTCAAGCAGTACAAACAGGAGGTCCGGGAGACCATCGACAACCCGATGCTCCAGCGGGTCGCGCCGCCGGGGACAGTGCTGCCCGATGTGCACCTGGAGTACCATCAGGACGGCAAGACCTTCGGCCGTCAGCTCGGAACCTACCCGCTCCTCGTGGGCATTCCGGGCGAGCGCGAACTCGGCAGTGTCGTCGATATTGCGGTCACCGATCACGGCTACCGGTCGGTTACCGGCGTCCCCTACCCGCTGGACCTCAACAGCGCATCGATGAACGAACTCACTGAGATTCCCGGCATCGGCCGGAGCACTGCCGGTGACGTGGTGGTGAACAGACCCTACGAGTCGGTCAGGGACATCGACATCGCGTCCATCGAGCGATTCGCGACCACCCAGTCGCAGGAAGGCGCTGACTAA
- a CDS encoding flippase-like domain-containing protein — MTAVEVSVVLPAYNEADTIEQTVSTTLETLASFLPEDTYEVIVAEDGCSDRTPEIATQLANEDSRVRHVHSDDRLGRGGALEYAFDQAAGETLVYFDTDLATDMSHLEELVNAIRVDGYDVATGSRWMPENRADRPAKRGIPSFGYNTLVRTVLRSDLKDHQCGFKAFDRQALETLLPLVQDEHWFWDTELLVRAQRNGYRVTEFPVDWTPKGDSKVDIVRDVFGMGSQILRTFWELSISPRISREVSLGAGTMLVVIALLLMTQYLDPDRVLAEMAGAAPEIVALSAVVYAISWPVRGIRYRDILVSMEYRERWGFLTGAIFISQTGNLVFPARAGDAVRAYVIKARRSIPYPSGFASLAVERVFDLLTITLLAGVVMIGLAVTGSAEQLLTALTGDTVGGDAASSGRTAVAVAGGVGLAAIGAVVAIVASARSDRNLVRAVIGRLSSDSYADYVAGVIEGFVGDVQTVAADGSAFTRVGIGSLLIWTFDVITALIVFAAFGYSLTPSLVAVGFFAVSVGNLAKVLPLTPGGVGLYEGAFTVIVASLTPVGVAAAIGVAIVDHAVKNVVTIIGGVASMAWLNVSLTTAVEESQSAEAIEPETND; from the coding sequence ATGACTGCGGTCGAGGTGAGCGTCGTTCTCCCTGCCTACAACGAAGCAGACACCATCGAGCAGACAGTGTCGACAACACTCGAGACGCTCGCCTCGTTTCTCCCCGAAGACACGTATGAGGTCATCGTCGCAGAGGACGGCTGCTCGGACCGCACGCCCGAAATCGCGACCCAACTCGCGAACGAGGACAGCCGGGTCCGACACGTCCACAGCGACGACCGCCTCGGCCGCGGCGGCGCGTTAGAGTACGCCTTCGATCAGGCTGCCGGCGAGACCTTGGTATATTTCGATACGGATCTCGCGACGGATATGTCGCATCTCGAAGAACTCGTCAACGCCATCCGCGTCGACGGCTACGACGTGGCGACGGGCTCACGGTGGATGCCCGAAAACCGAGCTGACCGGCCCGCAAAGCGTGGGATTCCGAGCTTCGGCTACAACACGCTCGTCCGGACGGTCCTCCGCTCGGACCTCAAAGATCACCAGTGCGGGTTCAAGGCTTTCGACCGGCAGGCACTGGAAACGCTGTTGCCCCTCGTTCAGGACGAGCACTGGTTCTGGGACACGGAGCTACTCGTCAGGGCTCAGCGCAACGGCTACCGTGTAACGGAGTTCCCTGTGGACTGGACACCGAAGGGCGATTCGAAGGTCGACATTGTCCGGGACGTGTTCGGTATGGGGAGCCAGATACTCCGGACGTTCTGGGAACTGTCAATCAGCCCTAGGATCTCTCGGGAGGTATCGCTCGGTGCGGGCACAATGCTTGTCGTCATTGCCCTCCTGTTGATGACGCAGTATCTCGACCCCGACCGAGTTCTTGCGGAGATGGCGGGCGCAGCACCGGAAATCGTCGCGCTGAGCGCTGTCGTCTACGCCATCTCGTGGCCGGTCCGGGGCATCCGCTACCGGGATATCCTCGTCTCGATGGAGTATCGGGAGCGATGGGGCTTCCTGACGGGCGCGATATTCATCAGCCAGACCGGGAACCTCGTGTTCCCGGCACGAGCCGGTGACGCGGTCCGGGCGTACGTGATCAAAGCCCGCCGTTCGATTCCGTATCCCTCCGGGTTCGCATCGCTGGCCGTTGAGCGGGTGTTCGACTTGTTGACGATAACGCTTCTCGCCGGCGTTGTCATGATCGGGCTGGCTGTAACGGGGTCAGCCGAGCAGTTGCTAACGGCGCTGACGGGCGATACCGTTGGCGGCGACGCAGCCAGCAGCGGACGGACCGCCGTGGCCGTGGCCGGTGGTGTCGGCCTTGCGGCCATCGGAGCGGTGGTGGCTATCGTCGCCAGTGCGCGGAGCGACCGGAACCTCGTTCGAGCGGTCATCGGCCGGCTGAGCAGCGACTCCTACGCCGACTACGTCGCCGGCGTTATCGAAGGGTTCGTCGGCGACGTACAGACGGTGGCCGCGGACGGGTCGGCCTTCACCCGTGTCGGCATCGGAAGCCTCCTCATCTGGACGTTCGATGTCATAACGGCCCTGATCGTCTTCGCGGCTTTCGGCTACAGCCTGACGCCGTCGCTGGTCGCCGTCGGCTTCTTCGCGGTCAGCGTTGGGAACCTCGCAAAGGTCCTGCCGCTGACACCCGGCGGAGTCGGACTCTACGAGGGCGCGTTCACCGTCATCGTCGCGTCGCTGACGCCGGTCGGCGTCGCCGCGGCCATTGGCGTCGCTATCGTCGACCACGCGGTCAAGAACGTCGTCACCATCATCGGCGGCGTCGCGTCGATGGCCTGGCTCAACGTTTCGCTGACGACGGCTGTCGAGGAGTCCCAGTCCGCCGAGGCTATCGAACCGGAAACAAACGACTAA
- the trpA gene encoding tryptophan synthase subunit alpha produces MGLERAFADEPAFVPYLAAGDPNYEASLEYVEALVRGGADVIELGLPFSEPIAEGKTIQNAIVRSLEAGMTPDRFFEFVEDLDVDVPLVCMTYYNLIYQYGEGEGPRPFVEKAAAVGIEGLVVPDLPGEEAGPLRTACDEFGLDLVFIVAPTTKGDRLERMLEQVSGYVYVQARLGVTGAREDVDDATEDSLARLSDWDVPKAVGFGIKTGEHAERIVSAGADGVIVGSALVDIVAEGHENGDSTDTVADRLEAKARELKEGALRGAAERPQPERT; encoded by the coding sequence ATGGGGCTCGAACGCGCTTTCGCTGACGAGCCTGCTTTCGTCCCCTATCTCGCAGCTGGCGACCCAAACTACGAGGCGTCGCTAGAATACGTCGAGGCGTTGGTCCGCGGCGGCGCAGATGTCATCGAGCTCGGCCTGCCCTTTTCGGAGCCCATCGCGGAAGGGAAGACCATCCAGAACGCTATCGTCCGCTCGCTGGAAGCCGGGATGACACCCGACCGCTTCTTCGAGTTCGTCGAGGACCTCGACGTGGACGTGCCGCTGGTGTGTATGACCTACTACAATCTCATCTATCAGTATGGCGAGGGCGAAGGTCCGCGACCGTTCGTCGAGAAGGCCGCCGCGGTCGGCATCGAAGGCCTCGTCGTCCCGGATCTGCCCGGAGAGGAGGCCGGCCCGCTCCGGACGGCCTGCGACGAGTTCGGCCTCGATCTGGTGTTCATTGTCGCGCCGACGACGAAGGGCGACCGGCTCGAACGGATGCTCGAACAGGTGTCTGGCTACGTGTACGTGCAGGCCCGTCTGGGCGTCACCGGCGCGCGCGAGGACGTAGATGACGCTACCGAGGACTCGCTGGCCCGCCTCTCAGACTGGGACGTGCCAAAGGCCGTCGGGTTCGGCATCAAGACCGGCGAGCACGCCGAGCGAATTGTGTCCGCTGGCGCTGACGGCGTCATCGTCGGCTCCGCACTGGTCGATATCGTCGCAGAGGGCCACGAGAACGGCGATTCGACCGACACCGTGGCTGACCGGCTCGAAGCGAAGGCTCGCGAACTCAAAGAGGGCGCGCTCCGGGGAGCGGCAGAACGACCGCAACCGGAACGCACATAA
- a CDS encoding 2-amino-3,7-dideoxy-D-threo-hept-6-ulosonate synthase gives MTAGKRARLERIGTDDTYVIIPMDHGITMGAVKGLKDIESTIDAVTSGGADAVLTQRGIAGRVHPNKNDAGYITHLNGSTTIGPDEQDKRTTGTVEDAIRAGADAVSFHINVGSQYEPEQIEELSELTTEASQYGLPVLAMAYARGPDIDAENEDYNQSVGHAVRLAEELGADIVKTGYTGSAETFQHVVESTSLPVVIAGGSKGSDEDTVRMVRGTMDAGASGVSMGRSIFQHDEPEKIARAVSAVVHDDATTEEALREAGLAVEA, from the coding sequence ATGACTGCAGGAAAACGCGCACGACTCGAACGTATCGGGACAGACGACACATACGTCATCATCCCGATGGACCACGGCATCACAATGGGGGCTGTAAAGGGCCTCAAAGACATCGAATCAACGATTGATGCGGTTACCAGCGGCGGCGCGGATGCCGTCCTCACCCAGCGTGGCATCGCCGGACGCGTCCATCCGAACAAGAACGACGCGGGCTATATCACGCATCTCAATGGCTCTACTACTATCGGCCCGGACGAGCAGGACAAGCGGACCACCGGGACGGTGGAAGACGCCATCCGCGCCGGGGCCGACGCCGTCTCGTTCCATATCAACGTCGGCAGTCAGTACGAACCCGAACAGATCGAAGAGCTCTCAGAACTGACGACCGAAGCCAGCCAGTACGGCCTGCCGGTGCTGGCGATGGCCTACGCCCGCGGCCCCGACATCGACGCCGAGAACGAGGACTACAATCAATCCGTCGGCCACGCCGTCCGACTGGCCGAGGAACTGGGCGCGGACATCGTCAAGACCGGCTACACCGGCTCCGCCGAGACGTTCCAGCACGTCGTCGAGTCTACGTCGCTGCCGGTGGTCATCGCTGGCGGCTCGAAGGGGAGTGACGAGGACACCGTCCGGATGGTTCGGGGAACGATGGACGCTGGGGCCTCCGGCGTTTCGATGGGCCGCTCTATTTTCCAGCACGACGAACCCGAGAAGATTGCCCGTGCCGTCTCCGCCGTTGTCCACGACGACGCCACCACCGAGGAAGCGCTCCGCGAGGCCGGACTGGCCGTCGAGGCCTAA
- a CDS encoding DUF6677 family protein gives MTDKGRKRPLLAVVLAFIFPGLGHFYLRKWVRGLLWLGLLFMLSVVFVATGAIDPVTQLSLEAISSSYQSRPTEVTIGSVVITTLNVVDAYWVAVNENQTQEVEAGMTCPNCGKELDEDIDFCHWCTTQLEPIEADQQ, from the coding sequence ATGACTGACAAAGGACGCAAGCGGCCGCTGCTGGCCGTGGTGCTTGCGTTCATCTTCCCTGGGTTGGGCCACTTCTACCTCCGTAAGTGGGTACGGGGACTGCTGTGGCTCGGATTACTGTTCATGCTGTCTGTGGTGTTCGTCGCTACTGGCGCTATCGACCCAGTCACCCAGCTAAGCCTAGAGGCTATCTCATCGTCGTATCAGTCCAGACCTACCGAGGTGACAATCGGTTCGGTCGTGATCACGACGCTCAACGTCGTCGACGCCTACTGGGTGGCAGTCAACGAGAACCAGACTCAAGAGGTCGAAGCTGGCATGACGTGTCCGAACTGCGGCAAGGAACTCGACGAAGACATCGACTTCTGTCACTGGTGTACGACGCAATTGGAACCGATCGAGGCGGATCAGCAGTAA
- a CDS encoding site-specific DNA-methyltransferase, giving the protein METTHRVRTGDARTLECPDDSVELVVTSPPYPMIEMWDDIFTELDPDIGAALDNGDGDRAFTMMHDVLDAVWAEIERVLVPGGIACINVGDATRSLEDGFRSYPNHAEITDRLTDHGLRALPDILWRKPTNSGAKFMGSGMVPPNAYPTLEHEHILVFRNGKRRRLEPGADHRYESAYFWEERNEWFSDLWELPGETQDLDDGLRDRSGAFPLTVPYRLISMFSVYGDTVLDPFLGTGTTTLAAMVAGRNSVGVDRDPDLLSALKERVATAPERSRTIAQERLASHRSWVEQRRADGKEPGYEAEKYDFAVNTKQEQRIQFYAVDAVTETDDGFRAVHEPVE; this is encoded by the coding sequence ATGGAGACGACACACCGGGTTCGAACCGGTGACGCCCGCACACTCGAGTGTCCCGACGACAGCGTCGAACTGGTAGTCACGTCCCCTCCCTACCCGATGATCGAGATGTGGGACGACATCTTCACCGAACTGGACCCCGACATCGGAGCGGCGCTGGACAACGGAGACGGTGACCGGGCGTTCACGATGATGCACGACGTACTCGATGCGGTGTGGGCGGAGATAGAGCGCGTGCTGGTTCCCGGCGGCATCGCCTGCATCAACGTCGGGGATGCGACGCGGTCTCTGGAGGATGGGTTTCGCTCCTATCCAAACCACGCAGAGATAACCGACCGGCTGACTGACCACGGACTACGCGCGCTGCCCGATATTCTCTGGCGGAAACCGACCAACAGCGGCGCGAAATTCATGGGCTCGGGGATGGTGCCGCCGAACGCCTACCCGACGTTAGAACACGAACACATCCTCGTGTTCCGTAACGGGAAGCGCCGCCGCCTCGAACCGGGCGCAGACCATCGCTACGAGAGCGCCTATTTCTGGGAGGAGCGCAACGAGTGGTTCTCCGATCTCTGGGAACTGCCCGGCGAGACGCAGGATCTCGATGACGGGCTTCGGGACCGCTCGGGTGCCTTCCCGCTGACCGTGCCGTACCGACTCATCTCGATGTTCTCGGTGTACGGCGATACCGTACTCGACCCATTCCTTGGGACCGGGACAACGACGCTGGCGGCGATGGTCGCTGGCCGGAACTCGGTGGGTGTGGACCGCGACCCGGACCTGTTGTCGGCGCTCAAGGAACGGGTCGCCACCGCCCCGGAGCGTTCTCGAACCATCGCTCAGGAACGTCTCGCCAGCCACCGCTCGTGGGTAGAGCAGCGGCGTGCTGACGGAAAGGAGCCGGGCTACGAGGCCGAGAAGTACGACTTTGCCGTCAACACGAAACAGGAACAACGGATCCAGTTCTACGCGGTCGACGCCGTTACGGAGACCGATGACGGCTTCCGGGCCGTCCACGAGCCGGTCGAGTAA
- a CDS encoding transcription initiation factor IIB family protein, which produces MSEHTRTRQQREEQTTESTESESTACPECSGSLVIDDEHGETVCEDCGLVVESDEIDRGPEWRAFDSSEKDEKSRVGAPTTNMMHDKGLSTNIDWRDKDAYGNSLSGKQRQKMQRLRKWNERFRTRDSKERNLKQALGEIDRMASALGLPENVRETASVIYRRALDEDLLPGRSIEGVSTASVYAAARQAGVPRSLDEITEVSRVEKSEIARTYRYVVRELSLEVRPADPESYVPRFASSLELSDEAEHRARQLLQNAKEQGVHSGKSPVGLAAAAVYAAALLTNEKTTQAAVSEVADISEVTIRNRYHELLEAEQDLPVA; this is translated from the coding sequence ATGAGTGAACACACACGGACGCGACAGCAGCGTGAAGAACAGACGACGGAGTCGACGGAATCGGAGAGCACAGCGTGCCCGGAGTGCAGTGGCTCGCTCGTTATCGACGACGAACACGGCGAAACAGTCTGTGAAGACTGTGGGCTGGTCGTCGAGTCCGACGAAATCGACCGCGGCCCCGAGTGGCGCGCGTTCGACTCCAGCGAGAAAGACGAAAAGTCCCGCGTCGGCGCGCCGACGACGAACATGATGCACGACAAGGGGCTGTCGACCAACATCGACTGGCGTGACAAGGACGCCTACGGGAACTCCCTGTCAGGCAAGCAGCGCCAGAAGATGCAGCGCCTGCGCAAGTGGAACGAGCGGTTCCGGACCCGCGACTCCAAGGAACGGAACCTCAAACAGGCCCTGGGTGAAATCGACCGGATGGCCTCCGCGCTCGGACTGCCCGAAAACGTCCGCGAGACGGCCAGCGTTATCTACCGCCGCGCACTCGATGAAGACCTGCTGCCCGGCCGCTCCATCGAGGGCGTCTCGACGGCCTCCGTCTACGCTGCCGCGCGTCAGGCCGGTGTCCCGCGCTCGCTCGACGAGATCACGGAGGTCTCCCGGGTCGAAAAGAGCGAAATCGCCCGCACCTACCGCTACGTCGTCCGCGAACTCTCGCTCGAAGTGCGCCCCGCCGACCCCGAGAGCTACGTGCCGCGCTTTGCCTCCTCGCTGGAACTGTCCGACGAGGCCGAACACCGCGCCCGCCAGCTCCTCCAGAACGCCAAGGAGCAGGGCGTCCACTCCGGAAAGTCGCCGGTCGGTCTCGCCGCCGCTGCAGTGTACGCCGCCGCCCTGCTGACCAACGAGAAGACGACGCAGGCAGCCGTGTCTGAGGTCGCCGACATCTCCGAGGTCACTATCCGCAACCGGTACCACGAACTGCTGGAAGCCGAGCAGGACCTGCCTGTCGCGTAA
- a CDS encoding P-loop NTPase: MVTNHVYTIAGAKGGIGKTTSSINLGTLLAKAGYSTVVVEMDLAMANLVDFLDVDIDTDEDATFHDVLAGEAAVTEAMYETDADLSIVPSGTTLEGYADTDLDRLPGIVETLRWHHDIVLLDTPAGLSKETIRPLKLADDVLLVSTPRVASIRNVSNTKELAARVEAPVRGLILTKSGTGASPGADEISEFLDVELLGHVPEDDAVPHSQDSGTPVVRNAPSSSAAIAYERISERLVDTEKASTASTADAASLGELSDLDDPEPTTRPAEQPPQRHIHGTTDGGKTVHPSDAIRDNSDLTGPAPAKQDRAGEPPAEDIAESTDLGKPATSEADAEDEAETTSIIDGTDLVESESGLVDGPEQDADAPEQEASDSPSDAPSESDADASDGDEANGFGQRMRSLFGF; encoded by the coding sequence ATGGTTACTAACCATGTCTACACAATTGCCGGGGCGAAAGGGGGGATCGGAAAGACGACGTCCAGCATCAACCTCGGCACACTGCTGGCGAAGGCCGGATACTCGACCGTCGTCGTGGAGATGGACCTTGCGATGGCGAACCTCGTCGACTTTCTCGATGTCGACATCGACACCGACGAGGATGCGACGTTTCACGACGTGCTCGCCGGCGAGGCGGCAGTCACAGAGGCGATGTATGAGACTGACGCTGACCTGTCAATCGTGCCGAGCGGGACCACGCTCGAAGGGTACGCGGACACCGACCTCGACCGACTTCCCGGCATCGTCGAAACCCTCCGGTGGCACCACGACATCGTCCTGTTGGACACCCCGGCAGGACTGAGCAAGGAGACGATTCGGCCGCTCAAGCTCGCCGACGACGTGTTGCTCGTTTCGACACCGCGAGTGGCGTCGATACGGAACGTTTCGAACACGAAAGAACTCGCAGCGCGGGTCGAAGCGCCGGTTCGGGGCCTCATTCTCACGAAATCCGGGACGGGCGCGTCGCCGGGTGCCGATGAAATCTCGGAGTTCCTCGATGTCGAACTGCTCGGCCACGTGCCGGAAGACGACGCCGTCCCGCACTCTCAGGACAGTGGTACACCCGTCGTTCGGAACGCACCCAGCAGCAGCGCTGCGATAGCCTACGAGCGGATCTCGGAGCGGCTCGTCGATACGGAGAAGGCGTCAACCGCCTCCACGGCAGACGCGGCCAGTCTGGGAGAACTATCCGACTTGGACGACCCAGAGCCGACGACCCGGCCAGCGGAACAGCCACCACAGCGGCACATCCACGGGACAACGGACGGCGGCAAGACAGTCCACCCATCGGACGCAATCAGGGACAACAGCGACCTGACCGGTCCAGCACCAGCCAAGCAGGACAGGGCGGGCGAGCCGCCAGCGGAGGACATAGCTGAATCGACCGATCTCGGTAAGCCAGCCACTTCGGAGGCGGACGCCGAAGACGAAGCCGAAACCACGTCGATAATCGACGGGACTGATCTGGTGGAAAGCGAATCAGGACTGGTCGACGGGCCGGAGCAGGATGCCGACGCGCCGGAACAGGAAGCCAGTGACTCGCCGTCGGACGCTCCCAGCGAGAGCGATGCGGATGCCAGCGACGGAGACGAAGCTAACGGTTTCGGCCAGAGAATGCGGTCACTGTTTGGCTTTTAG
- a CDS encoding type I 3-dehydroquinate dehydratase produces MNFESFTLLAATDDLGVEPAARADADGLELRMDFADEPLAQLDAYDGELPVLVTNRPTWEGGEAADTAGRLDVLETALDHDAVTAVDLELAALEGAGDHDAGRVADVARDHGASVVISTHNFESTPDRDAIVNRLERACARGDVGKMASTAQSPDDVLAMLGATRELTADGEQVATMCMGAAGRHSRAVAPLYGSRIGYAPVDPADATAPGQYDLATLRTLVGQLQSDA; encoded by the coding sequence ATGAACTTCGAGTCATTCACCCTGCTCGCTGCCACCGACGACCTCGGGGTGGAGCCGGCCGCCCGCGCTGACGCCGACGGGTTGGAGCTACGGATGGACTTCGCTGACGAGCCGCTGGCACAGCTGGACGCCTACGACGGTGAACTTCCGGTACTCGTCACGAACCGGCCGACGTGGGAAGGCGGCGAGGCCGCCGACACCGCGGGTCGCCTCGACGTGCTCGAAACCGCGCTCGACCACGACGCCGTGACGGCTGTCGACCTCGAACTCGCAGCGCTGGAGGGAGCCGGCGACCACGACGCCGGCCGCGTCGCCGACGTTGCCCGCGACCACGGAGCGTCCGTCGTCATCTCGACGCACAACTTCGAGTCGACACCTGACCGTGACGCGATCGTGAATCGACTCGAACGGGCCTGTGCTCGCGGTGACGTTGGGAAGATGGCGAGTACGGCTCAGTCGCCGGACGACGTACTGGCGATGCTCGGGGCAACCCGCGAACTGACTGCCGACGGCGAACAGGTCGCCACGATGTGTATGGGTGCGGCCGGTCGGCACTCCAGAGCCGTCGCCCCGCTGTACGGCTCCCGCATCGGCTACGCACCGGTCGACCCCGCTGACGCGACCGCTCCGGGTCAGTACGACCTCGCGACGCTCCGGACGCTGGTCGGACAGCTACAGAGCGACGCCTGA
- a CDS encoding 3-dehydroquinate synthase II — MTRSVWLKADSEVGDWETRKRRITAGIEAGVDWVLVDEEDVDRVSELGEINIAAFTNGDVHVMESEAEDSEADATIVGKDGEGDGTVDLPSDFSGSADLSTLRQNGAAPDGGYVRIFDEDYEAFAEAVAAEADFTIVIGENWQIIPLENLIARVGEETDLIAGVRTAEDARTAYETLELGADGVLLDTDEVDEIRKTVEVRDEMGRESLDLEYAQVTAIEQTGSADRVCIDTGSLMEHDEGMLVGSMARGLFFVHAETAESPYVASRPFRVNAGAVHAYVRTPDGGTKYLSELQSGDEVQIVNANGRTREAIVGRAKIEKRPMFRVQAETEDGDRIETLLQNAETIKVHTQDGRTAVTDLEPGDEILIHHEDTATHFGERIEESIIEK; from the coding sequence ATGACTCGAAGCGTCTGGCTCAAAGCCGACAGCGAGGTCGGCGATTGGGAGACACGGAAACGCCGGATCACCGCCGGTATCGAGGCCGGCGTCGACTGGGTACTGGTCGATGAGGAAGACGTCGACCGCGTCTCGGAACTTGGCGAGATAAACATCGCCGCGTTCACCAACGGCGATGTCCACGTGATGGAGTCCGAGGCGGAGGACTCAGAGGCCGATGCGACCATCGTCGGGAAAGACGGCGAAGGCGACGGGACGGTCGACCTTCCGTCCGATTTCTCCGGCTCCGCGGACCTCTCGACGTTGCGGCAGAACGGGGCTGCCCCCGACGGCGGCTACGTCCGCATCTTCGACGAGGACTACGAGGCCTTCGCAGAAGCGGTCGCCGCCGAGGCTGACTTCACGATTGTCATCGGCGAGAACTGGCAGATCATTCCGCTCGAAAACCTCATCGCCCGCGTCGGCGAGGAGACGGACCTCATCGCCGGCGTCCGGACCGCAGAGGACGCCCGGACGGCCTATGAGACGCTGGAACTGGGGGCCGACGGCGTCCTGCTGGACACCGACGAAGTCGACGAAATCCGCAAGACAGTGGAAGTCCGTGACGAGATGGGCCGGGAGTCGCTCGACCTAGAGTACGCCCAGGTCACCGCCATCGAGCAGACCGGCTCCGCTGACCGCGTCTGTATCGACACGGGCAGCCTGATGGAACACGATGAGGGGATGCTTGTCGGGTCGATGGCTCGTGGGCTCTTTTTCGTCCACGCCGAGACGGCTGAGTCGCCATACGTCGCCTCTCGGCCGTTCCGAGTCAACGCTGGTGCGGTCCACGCTTACGTCCGAACGCCTGACGGTGGCACGAAGTACCTCTCGGAACTCCAGTCTGGCGACGAGGTCCAAATAGTCAATGCGAACGGACGCACCCGTGAGGCCATCGTCGGCCGCGCGAAAATCGAGAAGCGCCCGATGTTCCGCGTTCAGGCTGAAACCGAAGACGGCGACCGCATCGAGACGCTGCTCCAGAACGCCGAGACGATCAAGGTCCATACTCAGGACGGGCGAACCGCTGTCACGGACCTCGAACCCGGCGACGAAATCCTCATTCACCACGAGGACACGGCGACGCACTTCGGCGAGCGGATTGAAGAGAGCATCATCGAAAAATAA